One Pecten maximus chromosome 7, xPecMax1.1, whole genome shotgun sequence genomic window carries:
- the LOC117330883 gene encoding uncharacterized protein LOC117330883, which translates to MWMCFDILPEYFLYSYLAEENGGGFWACNNTGNPHDWRPFVSCVFFGENSQELKPLPSTVATILGQDMTSENLYGVSNNGLGYVYSRNGGNDWISIPSSVYIRASNLPDFRMATFG; encoded by the exons ATGTGGATGTGTTTCGACATTCTACCAG aatattttttgTACTCTTACCTGGCTGAGGAAAATGGCGGCGGTTTTTGGGCGTGTAATAACACAGGAAATCCCCA TGATTGGCGGCCATTTGTATCTTGCGTCTTTTTTGGAGAAAACTCTCAGGAATTAAAGC CTCTTCCAAGCACAGTTGCCACGATTCTTGGACAGGATATGACGTCAGAAAATCTGTATGGAGTCAGTAATAACGGACTAGGTTATGTTTATAGCCGGAATGGTGGCAACGATTGGATATCGATACCGAGCAGCGTCTACATCCGGGCATCAAACCTACCGGACTTCCGAATGGCGACATTCGGATGA